A window of Mycolicibacterium madagascariense genomic DNA:
CCAACTGCACGGCGGCCGATCTCGAGGGCGTCCGCGCCGGGGTGTCCGCCTCGACGTCGGCGTACCTGTTCACCCACCCCGACTTCAACTTCTTCGTCACCAGCCTGAAGGGGCTGCCGCGCGACCAGGTGACCAAGCAGATGCAGGACTACCTCAACCAGCATCCCGACACCAAGGCCGACATCACCGGCATCCGCCAGCCCCTGGTGGACATCAAGAACAGATGCGGCGGAGCGCCCTAGCCCCCGCCGGCCAGCAGGCCGACGGTCCGCCACCACACCACCGCGGCGAACAGCACCAGCACGGCCACCGAGAACGCGGTCTGCACCAGCGTGCGGTTCGCTCGCGGGGTGGACGCGAACACGGCGCCCACCGCCGCGCCGGTCAGCAGCCCGCCGACGTGGCCCTGCCAGCTGATCCCCGGCACGACGAACGTGATGCCCAGGTTGATCACGATGAG
This region includes:
- a CDS encoding heme-binding protein translates to MSDTGSSLPSTRGRAVRRIAGGAFLAGGLLGTTLLGTLPSAFANQDPSQAPPNCTAADLEGVRAGVSASTSAYLFTHPDFNFFVTSLKGLPRDQVTKQMQDYLNQHPDTKADITGIRQPLVDIKNRCGGAP